The Acidimicrobiales bacterium region GTCACCGAGGCCGTCATCGGGTGGCTCGATGATCAACCCCAGATGGAGCTGACCGATCTCAGCGTGAGCGAGACACGGGTCAGGGTCGAGGTGTCCGGGCCCAGCGAGCCGGTCGAGGTCGCCGGCCTCTCCCGCCGGATCCAGAGCATCCTCTCCGACGAGGCGAGGACCACGGTTCGCTGGTCGGTGGGCTCCACGGCGGGGGGCGACGAGGACAGCGGCGAGCGTGAGCTGGTCGATCGCCGCTCGGCGATCGCGGCGGCGGCCCGTCAGGTGTCCGGCGACGAGGTGGAGGTCGAGGCGGTGCGCTTCGGCGAAGCCGACGACGGCTCGACCTACGAGGTGGTGCTCGACCTCGCAGGCGAGGACCCGCCCGAAGACCCGGAGGCACTGGTGCTGGCCGTCCTCGAGGCCACTGCCGGGCTCGACGGCTTCGTCGACGACCCCGAGATCGTGATCCGCTTCACCGAACGTCGGGTCCTCCCGACGGCATCACTCACCGCAGAGTGAGGTCGCCGAGGTCCACGTCGCCGGCCTCGGAGATCGCCAACAAGGGGGTGACGCTGGCCCACCGGTGGGCCAGCATGGCCGCGTCGCTGTCGGGCTCGGCGGTGACGTCGACCTCGCGGTACTCGAGGCGCACGTACCCGTGGCCACGCTCGCTGACCTTGGTCTGCACCGCGCCGAAGGTGGCCAGCGGCGCCCGGCGCAGTCCACGCACGGCGTCGGCGCCCACGTTGGGCACGTTGAGGTTGAGCACCACCGGCGTGTCGTGTCGCATCAACCATCGCACCAGTGGCTCGGCCATCCCGGTGGCGGTCTCCCAGTGCCACAGGTCGCCACCGGTGTCGAGCGACACCGCCAGCGCCGGACGACCGAAGGCACGGGCGGTGAAGGCAGCACCCACCGTTCCCGAGTGCAGCACGGCGTGTCCGGTGTTGGCGCCCTGGTTGATCCCAGACAGGACCAGGTCGGGTTCGGGACCGAAGGCACCGTGCACCGCGGCGCGGACGATGAGCGCCGGCGCGGCCTGCACCGCCAGCACCCGGGCCGGTTCGAGCCCCTCGATCGTTCGGGACTCGGTCACGATGTGGCCGTGGTCCTCCACCGCGCCGAGCGACGCGCTGGCCCCGCTGCTCTCCCGGCTCGGCGCCGCCACCACCACGTCCAGTCCGAGGTCGAGCGCCAGGCGGGCCAGCGCATGGAGCCCGGCGCTGTCGATGCCGTCGTCGTTGGTGATGAGTGCCCGGGTCATCGATCCAGCTCCGTGATGGTGACGTGGCGGGCCAGCAGCTCGATCTCGCGGCGGCTGCCGCTGCCCATCCCCCGCCGGGCGACGTTGAGCGTCCCTGCGGCGGACCCGAGCCGGACCGCGTCGGCGAGCGAGCTGCCACGGGCCAGGGCCGAGACCATGCCCGCGGTGAACGAGTCGCCTGCTCCGCGAGGATCGACCGGGTCGAGATGTGGCGTGTGGATCTCGTGCGGGGTGCCGTCGAGCAGCACCAGCGCGGGGCGTTCGGCCCTGGTCACCACCACCGCCTCCGCACCTTCGGAGGCGAGCCGACGGGCGACGGCGACCAGCTCGTCCACCGAGGTCTCCTCGACGTCTCCGCAGGCGAGGAGGTCCTCGTCGCTGACCTTCACCAGGTCGAGCCCGCCACGGACCGCGGCGGCAAGCGTCGGGCCCGACAGGTCGGCGACCACCGTCACCGAGTTGGCCCGCAGGTCACGGGCCAGGCGCG contains the following coding sequences:
- a CDS encoding 5'/3'-nucleotidase SurE, with the protein product MTRALITNDDGIDSAGLHALARLALDLGLDVVVAAPSRESSGASASLGAVEDHGHIVTESRTIEGLEPARVLAVQAAPALIVRAAVHGAFGPEPDLVLSGINQGANTGHAVLHSGTVGAAFTARAFGRPALAVSLDTGGDLWHWETATGMAEPLVRWLMRHDTPVVLNLNVPNVGADAVRGLRRAPLATFGAVQTKVSERGHGYVRLEYREVDVTAEPDSDAAMLAHRWASVTPLLAISEAGDVDLGDLTLR
- a CDS encoding PfkB family carbohydrate kinase, translating into MSSPTASPSVAVLAPAPLLTITVEAGAQQEEVHLHPGGQGVWIARLLASLDTDVVLCASFGGESGGVVQALVAEWDFDLRAVQAAGANGVYIHDRRSGTRLPIAETDASSRTRHEVDELYGTAVVAGIDAGTAVLGGPETSAMARGDVPELIPTEVYTRLARDLRANSVTVVADLSGPTLAAAVRGGLDLVKVSDEDLLACGDVEETSVDELVAVARRLASEGAEAVVVTRAERPALVLLDGTPHEIHTPHLDPVDPRGAGDSFTAGMVSALARGSSLADAVRLGSAAGTLNVARRGMGSGSRREIELLARHVTITELDR